In the genome of Anas platyrhynchos isolate ZD024472 breed Pekin duck chromosome 21, IASCAAS_PekinDuck_T2T, whole genome shotgun sequence, one region contains:
- the LOC101794408 gene encoding BPI fold-containing family B member 4 isoform X1, with amino-acid sequence MKLLKLFGIVFFCGLLSPSRGVLSGLSCAVSPGAMQKVLSDAVIQNGLLQKHLQGLVLPNIMGDGGLLNSPTSITGLHLVRVRLPKLSVALLPGIGVQLAIAARLDLSGNCLVGLLSELIDISVDVTITANIKCTNFELGAVQVVIDDCFCILGAVKIKLLSGLLSLSVNDLVLNQLTATLPGLLCPVIDIIVNLVNIQFLGTLNAVIPVGTVGTIHYQLASLPFTSGLYLGMDLDGAVQQVGGSIIPHDSSASALPPLLDRLLVLGLRQSFLNAILSLLIQVQPQTFTCTPEAFSGAKQLQDAVLTLFPSGCSSCSMNSPLSIRIELFGKPLILLENNKATVELSVMIQVFIKRLDGSILNLLLLKADLGLNVHVSISGSSLVLALSLGSTSLSLESSDVGISDISSLKPHCSQLLAETLLPLINGCLGVGIPLPNVLGIPLVKVDIQILVGLLVILV; translated from the exons ATGAAGTTGTTGAAGCTTTTTGGAAttgtctttttctgtggcctgctCTCGCCGTCCCGGGGAGTCTTGTCCGGTTTGTCCTGCGCCGTCAGCCCAGGGGCAATGCAGAAAG TGCTCTCGGATGCCGTAATTCAGAACGGGCTTCTCCAGAAGCACCTGCAGGGCCTTGTGCTCCCAAACATCATGGGTGATGGGGGTCTGCTGAACTCTCCCACCAGCATCACGGG ACTGCACCTGGTCCGGGTTCGGCTCCCCAAGCTGTCAGTGGCGCTGCTGCCTGGGATCGGGGTCCAGCTGGCCATCGCTGCAAGGCTTGATCTCAGCGGCAACTG CTTGGTTGGCCTTCTCTCAGAACTAATTGATATCTCAGTGGATGTGACCATTACTGCAAACATTAAATGCACAAATTTCGAATTGGGCGCAGTCCAGGTCGTCATTGATGACTGCTTCTGCATTCTTGGTGCTGTAAAGATCAAGCTCCTTTCTGG atTACTGTCCCTATCAGTAAACGACTTAGTGCTGAACCAGCTGACAGCAACCCTGCCCGGTTTG CTGTGTCCGGTAATCGATATTATCGTCAACCTGGTGAACATCCAGTTCTTGGGCACGCTCAATG CGGTGATCCCGGTCGGCACGGTGGGAACGATTCACTACCAGTTGGCCAGCCTCCCATTTACATCTGGCTTGTACCTCGGGATGGATTTAGAT GGTGCAGTGCAGCAGGTGGGAGGCAGCATCATCCCCCACGACTCGTCCGCCTCCGCCTTGCCCCCGCTGCTGGACAGGCTGCTGGTCCTGGGGCTGCGCCAGAGCTTTCTCAACGCCATCCTGTCCCTCCTGATCCAGGTCCAGCCGCAGACATTCACCTGCACGCCAGAAGCc TTCTCAGGTGCCAAGCAGCTGCAAGATGCCGTCCTGACCCTCTTTCCCTCTGGG tgctccagctgctccatgAACTCTCCTCTGAGCATCAGGATAGAGTTGTTCGGGAAGCCACTCATCCTCTTGGAGAACAACAAAGCCACCGTCGAGCTCTCGGTGATGATCCAGGTGTTCATTAAGCGCCTGGACGGATCCATCCTCAACCTGCTGCTCCTGAAGGCC GACCTCGGCCTGAACGTCCACGTGTCGATCTCTGGGAGCAGCCTGGTGCTGGCCTTGTCCCTGGGCAG CACTTCCCTCTCCTTGGAGTCCTCTGACGTTGGCATCAGTGAC ATCTCGAGCCTGAAGCCCCACTGCAGTCAGCTGCTGGCGGAAACGTTGCTGCCTCTCATCAATG GCTGTCTGGGCGTCGGGATCCCTCTGCCGAATGTGCTGGGCATTCCGCTGGTGAAAGTGGATATTCAGATACTGGTG GGCCTGCTGGTGATCCTTGTGTga
- the LOC101794408 gene encoding BPI fold-containing family B member 4 isoform X2, whose product MPRMAHLYPYKTRFLLTAITHRPFRGRLHLVRVRLPKLSVALLPGIGVQLAIAARLDLSGNCLVGLLSELIDISVDVTITANIKCTNFELGAVQVVIDDCFCILGAVKIKLLSGLLSLSVNDLVLNQLTATLPGLLCPVIDIIVNLVNIQFLGTLNAVIPVGTVGTIHYQLASLPFTSGLYLGMDLDGAVQQVGGSIIPHDSSASALPPLLDRLLVLGLRQSFLNAILSLLIQVQPQTFTCTPEAFSGAKQLQDAVLTLFPSGCSSCSMNSPLSIRIELFGKPLILLENNKATVELSVMIQVFIKRLDGSILNLLLLKADLGLNVHVSISGSSLVLALSLGSTSLSLESSDVGISDISSLKPHCSQLLAETLLPLINGCLGVGIPLPNVLGIPLVKVDIQILVGLLVILV is encoded by the exons ATGCCTAGGATGGCTCATCTCTACCCATACAAGACTCGATTCCTGCTGACAGCTATCACTCACAGGCCCTTCAGAGGAAG ACTGCACCTGGTCCGGGTTCGGCTCCCCAAGCTGTCAGTGGCGCTGCTGCCTGGGATCGGGGTCCAGCTGGCCATCGCTGCAAGGCTTGATCTCAGCGGCAACTG CTTGGTTGGCCTTCTCTCAGAACTAATTGATATCTCAGTGGATGTGACCATTACTGCAAACATTAAATGCACAAATTTCGAATTGGGCGCAGTCCAGGTCGTCATTGATGACTGCTTCTGCATTCTTGGTGCTGTAAAGATCAAGCTCCTTTCTGG atTACTGTCCCTATCAGTAAACGACTTAGTGCTGAACCAGCTGACAGCAACCCTGCCCGGTTTG CTGTGTCCGGTAATCGATATTATCGTCAACCTGGTGAACATCCAGTTCTTGGGCACGCTCAATG CGGTGATCCCGGTCGGCACGGTGGGAACGATTCACTACCAGTTGGCCAGCCTCCCATTTACATCTGGCTTGTACCTCGGGATGGATTTAGAT GGTGCAGTGCAGCAGGTGGGAGGCAGCATCATCCCCCACGACTCGTCCGCCTCCGCCTTGCCCCCGCTGCTGGACAGGCTGCTGGTCCTGGGGCTGCGCCAGAGCTTTCTCAACGCCATCCTGTCCCTCCTGATCCAGGTCCAGCCGCAGACATTCACCTGCACGCCAGAAGCc TTCTCAGGTGCCAAGCAGCTGCAAGATGCCGTCCTGACCCTCTTTCCCTCTGGG tgctccagctgctccatgAACTCTCCTCTGAGCATCAGGATAGAGTTGTTCGGGAAGCCACTCATCCTCTTGGAGAACAACAAAGCCACCGTCGAGCTCTCGGTGATGATCCAGGTGTTCATTAAGCGCCTGGACGGATCCATCCTCAACCTGCTGCTCCTGAAGGCC GACCTCGGCCTGAACGTCCACGTGTCGATCTCTGGGAGCAGCCTGGTGCTGGCCTTGTCCCTGGGCAG CACTTCCCTCTCCTTGGAGTCCTCTGACGTTGGCATCAGTGAC ATCTCGAGCCTGAAGCCCCACTGCAGTCAGCTGCTGGCGGAAACGTTGCTGCCTCTCATCAATG GCTGTCTGGGCGTCGGGATCCCTCTGCCGAATGTGCTGGGCATTCCGCTGGTGAAAGTGGATATTCAGATACTGGTG GGCCTGCTGGTGATCCTTGTGTga